The Ipomoea triloba cultivar NCNSP0323 chromosome 13, ASM357664v1 genomic interval NNNNNNNNNNNNNNNNNNNNNNNNNNNNNNNNNNNNNNNNNNNNNNNNNNNNNNNNNNNNNNNNNNNNNNNNNNNNNNNNNNNNNNNNNNNNNNNNNNNNNNNNNNNNNNNNNNNNNNNNNNNNNNNNNNNNNNNNNNNNNNNNNNNNNNNNNNNNNNNNNNNNNNNNNNNNNNNNNNNNNNNNNNNNNNNNNNNNNNNNNNNNNNNNNNNNNNNNNNNNNNggggggggggggggggggggggggggggggggggggttagagGATAACCTACAATCTCGATTTAGCATTGGGTACTATCTACAACTTTTTCCCATAAAATTACATGTTTAAgagaattattttgtataaaaatgccTGTTAATGAACAGTTAACGTTAAGGGTGAAATTAAGTCTCCTAGAACAAAGAAATTTGGGCTTTGTTTATCGCGTGCGATAAGCAATAATTGCCGTAATAATGTCTATAAATTTCCAATTTTGCACTCAGTATAGGAAAAAAGCTAACTAACTGTGGATAACAATTGAAAATGATTTAGTACTtaaagactaaatttaataattttaaaagccaatgactaaaattgaaaataagtgATATGATAGCTAGCCATATATCTACATTTAGATTCTAGAATAAACTCAAAGGAATATTCTGATGTAAGGTGATCAATTTGTAGAGAGGATAGTTTTATAAATGGGAACGTGAATTTCATCTATATAAACCCCCAGATCAGAAAAGGCTAGACTGCATAAGTGCATACATAGGTGAGTAAAACTACAGTAGTATTCTGCTATTCCATCATTTCGATCTACTCTTCTCATCTGATCTAAACCAGCAACTCTGATCTACATACATTGCATCACCAGGTAGTTAAGTACAAATTTGTAACCACAATATGATGCTACTCCATCTTTCTTCACTCAATCATCTATCTAAATTTCGTTGTTGTGATAGGTTTTTACTGCAGGAATATCATTTGTTTTCTGCTAGAACAGTTTCTCATTTCTCCGCCGCACAGTCCAAACCCTATTTTCCAGATCCTCCGTCAATAATACCCCCAAAAGCGTCGCCACCACTGCCTCGATCCTCGTCACAGCACTGTCCCGTGGTGTTTTTGAGTTTTAGAGGAGAAGACACTCGCCAGGGCTTTGTTAAGTCCCTGCACCAGGCTTTGTGTTTTGCAGGGGTCCCAGCGTTCAAAGACGACGTTGATCTCACGAAAGGGGGTCGGATCCAGCGAGGGTTGATGGATGCGATTCAACAGTCCTGGATTTTTGTCCCGGTAATTTCTTCCAACTATGCCTCCTCGAAGTGGTGCCTTGAAGAGCTCGCGGAAATCATGAAACGCGTGAGAATGGAGAGCAGGACTGTTTTCCCGGTGTTTTACGATGTACGGCCCACGGATGTCCGGCACCTCAAGCCTCCGTTCTCCGCCGCGTTTGCACAGCTTGAGGAGGATTGCCGGAAGGTGAAGGTATGGAAGCGTGCCCTAAGTGAAGTAGCCGAGTTTTCCGGATTTGACCTCATGGACACCTACCAGAggtaagtgtatatatatatatatactaaatctAACTAGCTACTttactctctatatatatatcttctaatCTCCAACTAAAATGGTTCTTTGATATGTTCCAACCAGCCTGTGACCTACTCTGATACCAATAATTGTCATCAAGTGCATGCTCATCACTAGTAGTGTGAAAACACAACTTTAGTTTCTTATACTTGATGAGCAGTTAGCTAGCGTGTCACACAGTTTCAATGGCAGAATATTGAACTCGACTCTTCAAGCCACCCTCGAACAAGAAGCTCAGATCAGCTCGGTCTTACTTTCTTGTACCCGACTGCAACCTGGCCTCCAGCTACCTGCAGGGTACATATATACTTCAATTCTTTTCTTCACCACCGGCCTCTCCGCCATCGCGCAGCCGCTTCCTCGTCGACATCCCGCCCTGCACCGCCTCCAAGCCATAACTATATATCTCTCAAGTCTCTGCTAAGCATGTACTATCTCTGATCTCAACTTCAAAATGGCCTTataatatttctttattaatataacGCAGGTAAGATTGCGCCCGcgcgcacatatatatatatatatattagggctTATTTGTTTCTgctaattatatatgttatgttgGTGACATTATTTAatcaatttgtttgaattttgataaataGGGATGAAGCGAAATGCATTGAAGATATAGCCCAAGTGGTGGGGAAGAAAGTTGAAGCATTAAAGAGAAAAAAGGTTGAATATCATCAGGCTGCATTAAGCTTACTATCCACAATGTAATTGTCAACAGATCAGATCAATGACCATCTTTTTGTGGGGATCGAGTAGATGCTTTAATctaagaggaaaaagaaaaggctCTTCTCATCCTTGATGGCATTGGTTGTGTACACTGGCTAAGACCATTGGCTGGAGGATTAGTATGTTTTGCTTGATTGGTAGAATAGGGAGGTAAATCTAGTTGAGTTGGTCAAGTTAGGGTTGTTAACATCTTGGGATAGCCGTTGTTGTAGGCTTTTTCAATATTAGAATAATTGTAGTGAGTACATATAAATCAGTCTCAAATGTGTCCAAttctattatgtttatattggTTAGTgagtgtatttaatttttacatgATATCATATagtacaatataattaatttaatttgtacaaaaGAAAGAGACTCATCATCGATCTCATATTGAATTATTGGATGAGATAAGATGTGTAAGGTCTTTGTTACGGTGGAGAATTGAAGGGATAGATATCGATGGGAGACATGCATGCAAAACATTGCTACCCTACCATGTTGGATCCATCTACGTACAAGCACTACAGCAGATCCAGAAGCAAATCTACAGTTCCGCTGCCGACAACGTAACTTTAATTTGTACGTGGCACGCCTTCCATCGTTCAATATAATGGTGAATTATTGGTAATTGGCATGTTTGGTTAACTTTAGCGTATCGACCATGGTTAAAACTCTAGCCAACGATTTGGAGCAGTGAATTGCTTCAAACTGTTGAAAACTCAAAAGCAGCGTTTGAACTTGACGTTTtgtagaaaattatattttttcaa includes:
- the LOC116002663 gene encoding toll/interleukin-1 receptor-like protein — protein: MMLLHLSSLNHLSKFRCCDRFLLQEYHLFSARTVSHFSAAQSKPYFPDPPSIIPPKASPPLPRSSSQHCPVVFLSFRGEDTRQGFVKSLHQALCFAGVPAFKDDVDLTKGGRIQRGLMDAIQQSWIFVPVISSNYASSKWCLEELAEIMKRVRMESRTVFPVFYDVRPTDVRHLKPPFSAAFAQLEEDCRKVKVWKRALSEVAEFSGFDLMDTYQSL